A section of the Candidatus Limnocylindrales bacterium genome encodes:
- a CDS encoding glycerol-3-phosphate dehydrogenase/oxidase produces MQTAVFDLTTRRKNLELAASAVADVVIVGGGITGAGVAREASLRGLATVLLDKGDFASGTSSRSSKLIHGGLRYLAQGDIALVREAARERAVLRRLAPHLAEPLWMMMPTASLAGRMKMQAGVWTFEKLAGDEAGERYQVLDRTQTLDKEPGLRPSPLAGAVVFQEYLTDDARLVLENIQSSSALGALVANYAEVTAVESDPEGLRLSVVDRLSGESLVIRARSLVNAAGPWFERVQSMASCSRASAEGGARLALTRGIHLVVPHSRLPVRHSVVLKSPDGRSTFVVPRGRVVYIGTTDTHYTGAPEEPGVSAADARYLLDSVAATFADAPAAHEIVGTWSGVRPLLAQEGKSPSEISRRDEIITGPGPVVAIAGGKLTTYRRMSERVCAEVFRVLGKSADASVDSSRIPLAGGGSADQETARASATPLKDSALEKRLWRTYGTAARNLAESIHANPELGAPVAGLEDLTHAEVEHAVRFEMATGLDDLLRRRSRIAMFDTAAAIAAAPGVARALGRVLGWDDEKIRNESDRMIAQWTGELAVVRSA; encoded by the coding sequence GTGCAAACCGCCGTTTTCGACCTCACTACGCGGCGAAAAAACCTCGAATTGGCGGCCTCGGCCGTCGCCGATGTCGTCATCGTCGGCGGCGGCATCACCGGCGCCGGAGTCGCACGTGAGGCATCCCTGCGCGGCCTGGCCACGGTACTTCTGGACAAAGGCGACTTCGCCTCCGGCACCAGCAGCCGCTCCTCCAAGCTGATTCACGGCGGCCTTCGCTACCTTGCCCAGGGCGACATCGCGCTGGTGCGGGAAGCTGCCCGCGAGCGAGCGGTGCTTCGAAGGCTGGCGCCGCACCTCGCCGAGCCTCTGTGGATGATGATGCCGACCGCGTCGCTGGCCGGTCGCATGAAGATGCAGGCCGGGGTCTGGACGTTCGAAAAGCTGGCCGGCGACGAAGCCGGCGAACGCTACCAGGTTCTCGATCGCACGCAGACGCTCGACAAGGAGCCGGGACTGAGGCCCTCGCCGCTCGCCGGAGCCGTCGTATTCCAGGAATACCTGACCGACGACGCCCGCCTGGTTCTCGAAAACATCCAGTCTTCGTCGGCGCTCGGTGCACTGGTCGCAAACTATGCCGAGGTCACCGCCGTCGAGAGCGATCCCGAAGGCCTTCGGCTGAGCGTGGTCGACCGCCTCAGCGGAGAGTCGCTCGTCATCCGGGCGAGAAGTCTCGTCAATGCAGCTGGTCCGTGGTTCGAGCGCGTCCAGTCGATGGCGTCGTGCTCGCGCGCGTCCGCAGAAGGCGGCGCACGCCTCGCGCTGACGCGCGGCATCCATCTGGTGGTGCCGCATTCGCGCCTGCCGGTTCGTCACAGCGTGGTGCTGAAGTCTCCCGACGGACGCTCGACGTTCGTCGTTCCGCGCGGCCGCGTCGTCTACATCGGCACGACCGACACGCATTACACGGGGGCTCCGGAAGAACCGGGCGTCTCGGCTGCCGATGCGCGCTATCTGCTCGACTCGGTGGCTGCGACATTTGCCGATGCACCGGCCGCACACGAGATCGTCGGCACGTGGTCCGGCGTGCGCCCGCTGCTGGCACAGGAAGGCAAGTCTCCTTCGGAAATTTCCCGCCGCGACGAGATCATCACGGGCCCCGGGCCGGTCGTCGCGATCGCCGGAGGAAAGCTCACGACGTACCGCCGCATGTCCGAGCGCGTCTGTGCCGAGGTGTTCCGCGTGCTCGGGAAGTCGGCGGATGCTTCTGTCGACTCTTCTCGCATCCCGCTGGCCGGCGGCGGATCGGCCGATCAGGAGACGGCGCGCGCGTCGGCCACGCCGCTGAAGGACTCCGCGCTCGAGAAAAGACTCTGGCGCACGTATGGCACCGCCGCCCGCAACCTTGCGGAAAGCATTCACGCCAATCCGGAGCTCGGCGCGCCGGTCGCAGGCCTCGAAGACCTCACGCACGCCGAAGTCGAGCACGCTGTCCGCTTTGAAATGGCGACCGGGCTCGACGACCTGCTGAGGCGTCGCAGCCGCATCGCGATGTTCGACACGGCTGCGGCAATCGCTGCAGCTCCCGGAGTGGCACGCGCGCTCGGGCGCGTGCTTGGCTGGGACGACGAAAAGATCCGAAACGAGAGCGATCGAATGATCGCGCAATGGACGGGGGAGCTGGCTGTCGTTCGCTCCGCGTGA
- a CDS encoding FAD-binding oxidoreductase encodes MSSTIACADLAPALAREIAGLEIVTDAASVEAKSRDSWMRSLLESRRSGAPRAAVVVRPSSAAEVAAVLAFADRTRTPVVPFGLGSGVCGAVLADGNEIILDLSRMNRLLEINDLALTVRVEAGMRGSDFEEELNRRGYTMGHWPQSIGISTVGGWCATRASGQLSTLYGNIEQMLLGCQIALPGGRLMNLPAVTRSATGPDLRHLFLGSEGTLGVFTELVLRIHPKAEASVGRALSMPTLRSGLEALREMLRAGWTPAVTRLYDATEAGRNFAVNADGNPVLLLMSEGAPDRVRTEMAAVLGIAHKHGGIDRGEEPVASWIEHRNKVPSFEKLLAQGLVADTIEVAIGWDRIGDLFDTVNQRGAAIPGVFAMSGHVSHCYTQGANIYFTFVAAESDPGAAIGIYDSAWRTTIETTIELGGTIAHHHGIGRVRKQWLRRELGEGVELLAALKRSFDPNGIMNPGVLIDA; translated from the coding sequence ATGAGCTCGACGATCGCCTGCGCAGACCTCGCACCTGCGCTCGCACGCGAAATCGCCGGACTGGAGATCGTGACCGACGCCGCGTCCGTCGAGGCGAAAAGCCGCGACTCGTGGATGCGGTCGCTGCTCGAATCGCGCCGCAGCGGCGCTCCTCGTGCAGCGGTTGTCGTTCGTCCGTCTTCGGCCGCCGAAGTGGCCGCCGTGCTCGCGTTCGCCGATCGTACGCGTACCCCGGTCGTGCCGTTCGGCCTCGGCTCCGGTGTCTGCGGCGCGGTGCTCGCCGACGGAAACGAAATCATCCTCGATCTCAGCCGCATGAACCGGCTCCTCGAGATCAACGACCTCGCGCTGACCGTGCGGGTCGAAGCCGGAATGCGCGGCTCGGACTTCGAGGAAGAGCTGAACCGGCGCGGCTACACGATGGGCCACTGGCCGCAGTCGATCGGCATCTCGACAGTCGGCGGCTGGTGCGCGACGCGCGCATCGGGCCAGCTTTCGACGCTCTACGGCAACATCGAGCAGATGCTGCTCGGTTGCCAGATTGCACTGCCCGGCGGGCGCCTGATGAACCTGCCCGCGGTGACCCGCTCGGCCACCGGTCCGGATCTTCGCCACCTGTTTCTCGGCAGCGAGGGCACGCTCGGCGTGTTCACCGAGCTCGTGCTGCGGATTCATCCGAAAGCCGAAGCCAGCGTCGGGCGCGCGCTGTCGATGCCGACGCTTCGATCGGGGCTCGAAGCTCTGCGCGAGATGCTGCGCGCGGGCTGGACGCCGGCAGTCACGCGCCTTTACGATGCCACCGAAGCCGGCCGCAATTTCGCAGTGAACGCCGACGGCAATCCCGTTCTGCTGCTGATGAGCGAAGGCGCGCCGGATCGTGTTCGCACCGAAATGGCGGCTGTCCTCGGCATCGCGCACAAACATGGCGGTATCGATCGGGGAGAGGAGCCGGTCGCGAGCTGGATCGAGCATCGCAACAAGGTTCCGTCGTTCGAAAAGCTGCTCGCTCAGGGCCTCGTGGCCGACACCATCGAAGTCGCGATCGGATGGGACCGCATCGGCGACCTGTTCGATACCGTCAACCAGCGCGGCGCGGCGATTCCCGGAGTCTTTGCGATGTCGGGTCACGTCTCGCACTGCTACACGCAGGGCGCGAACATCTATTTCACATTCGTTGCGGCCGAGAGCGATCCGGGTGCCGCGATCGGCATCTACGACAGTGCGTGGCGCACGACCATCGAAACGACCATCGAGCTGGGCGGTACCATCGCCCATCACCACGGCATCGGTCGCGTGCGAAAGCAGTGGCTTCGGCGCGAGCTCGGCGAAGGCGTCGAGCTGCTTGCCGCGCTCAAGCGCTCGTTCGATCCGAACGGCATCATGAATCCGGGGGTTCTGATCGACGCCTGA
- a CDS encoding Crp/Fnr family transcriptional regulator yields the protein MGDRTKESALGILAMSPVFQAAPSSDLERLAPRCLWERYRKGAEIIRRGAPGDSLGVVGKGRVKVVLPSPDGEAEFIIAMFWPGDVFGEIAAFEQPAYVASTIAITETEIAFVPRVELIALLERRPAVAIRLLEAVSSKLRTACDLSLSMRFLDVPSRFYQRLLYLARFESQRTGSSLVIQHGLSQQELADSIGASREALNKVISDWKKAGLIEWGRGHVIVHDPSLLAERMPAAIRNSFSADRRSEAGAL from the coding sequence ATGGGTGATCGTACAAAGGAATCTGCGCTCGGCATCCTCGCGATGTCGCCGGTTTTCCAGGCGGCGCCATCATCCGACCTCGAACGCCTTGCTCCGCGCTGCCTGTGGGAACGCTACCGGAAAGGCGCCGAGATCATCCGACGAGGTGCTCCGGGCGATTCGCTCGGAGTTGTCGGAAAGGGCCGCGTCAAGGTCGTGCTTCCGTCGCCGGACGGAGAAGCCGAGTTCATCATCGCGATGTTCTGGCCGGGAGACGTGTTCGGGGAGATCGCCGCGTTCGAGCAGCCGGCTTACGTTGCCAGCACGATCGCAATCACCGAAACCGAAATTGCGTTCGTTCCGCGCGTGGAGCTCATCGCCCTTCTGGAGCGTCGACCGGCCGTGGCGATCCGTCTGCTGGAGGCCGTCTCCTCGAAGCTGCGCACGGCGTGCGATCTCAGCCTGAGCATGCGGTTTCTCGACGTTCCGTCGCGGTTCTACCAGCGGCTGCTTTACCTTGCCCGCTTCGAGTCGCAGCGCACCGGAAGCTCGCTCGTCATCCAGCACGGCCTGTCGCAGCAGGAGCTCGCCGATTCGATCGGGGCGTCGCGCGAAGCGCTGAACAAGGTCATATCCGACTGGAAGAAGGCCGGCCTGATCGAATGGGGCCGCGGCCACGTGATCGTGCACGATCCGTCGCTGCTCGCAGAGCGGATGCCGGCGGCAATCCGCAACAGCTTTTCAGCGGATCGACGCAGCGAAGCCGGCGCGCTGTAG
- a CDS encoding alcohol dehydrogenase catalytic domain-containing protein — MLAFVMEAGGPRLEREYAAPVADGKLGQNLVRVRTLVAGICNTDLEIARGYMGFHGVLGHEFVGEAMTGAWAGRRVVGGINFGCGCCHWCASGLARHCPSRSVLGIAGADGVLAEEFLIPEQNLLAVPDSVSDEVAAFAEPVGAACEILEQLGAAPRGDALVLGAGKLGAVVAQVLASSGYRVDLVGRHLDRVGWLGERGVRLAGAVPDRTGYALVVEATGTTDGLRIAIDCTRPRGHLVLKTTVAGAHQIDLAPIVINEITIVGSRCGQFEPALAMLADGRVSVAPLVDARYALEDVETAFEHAGRRGVRKVLVRAS; from the coding sequence ATGCTGGCCTTCGTGATGGAAGCAGGCGGACCGCGCCTCGAGCGCGAGTACGCCGCGCCGGTTGCCGACGGCAAGCTCGGACAGAACCTCGTCCGCGTGCGCACGCTGGTTGCCGGGATCTGCAACACCGATCTCGAGATCGCCCGCGGATACATGGGTTTTCACGGCGTGCTCGGGCACGAGTTCGTCGGTGAAGCGATGACCGGCGCATGGGCCGGTCGGCGCGTGGTCGGCGGAATCAATTTCGGATGTGGATGCTGCCACTGGTGTGCGAGCGGGCTTGCCCGCCATTGTCCCTCGCGAAGTGTCCTCGGCATCGCCGGTGCCGACGGAGTGCTGGCCGAGGAATTTCTCATCCCCGAGCAGAACCTGCTGGCCGTTCCCGACTCGGTCTCTGACGAAGTCGCTGCGTTTGCGGAGCCGGTCGGCGCCGCGTGCGAGATTCTCGAACAGCTCGGCGCAGCGCCGCGCGGTGACGCTCTGGTTCTCGGAGCCGGCAAGCTCGGAGCGGTCGTCGCGCAGGTGCTCGCGTCGAGCGGCTATCGCGTCGATCTGGTCGGACGTCATCTCGATCGCGTGGGATGGCTCGGCGAGCGTGGCGTGCGGCTGGCCGGTGCCGTGCCGGACCGGACCGGGTACGCGCTCGTCGTCGAAGCAACCGGAACCACCGATGGACTTCGCATCGCGATCGATTGCACGAGGCCGCGCGGACACCTCGTGCTCAAGACCACCGTCGCCGGCGCCCACCAGATCGATCTTGCGCCGATCGTGATCAACGAGATCACGATCGTCGGATCGCGCTGCGGCCAGTTCGAGCCCGCGCTTGCAATGCTGGCCGACGGTCGCGTGTCGGTAGCTCCGCTGGTCGACGCGCGTTACGCGCTCGAGGACGTCGAAACCGCGTTCGAGCATGCCGGCCGCCGCGGCGTGCGCAAGGTGCTCGTGCGGGCCAGCTGA
- a CDS encoding MerR family transcriptional regulator has translation MPSALRRKTPTTNGLLRISDLSRETGVSTATIKFYIREKLLPAPTLKTGRNMAYYDRSFVTRIRFIKELQQKRFLPLDVIKAILDQNDSIISPREVDTLLGLEGTFYEAIHFTPGQLPMTLEQAVERFHIDKDEIEFAVRQGALEPVDRGGTRYFEGDDLLMLETMAELEQAGLRQDLIPQQVSLPIYVDAVERLAREELKMFSRAVTGKIEEGQVATMALAGVKLVERFIVLLRRKLLLRLIQEMRQEKEEGKKSKAAG, from the coding sequence ATGCCCTCCGCGCTGCGCCGAAAAACTCCTACGACGAACGGGCTCCTTCGAATCTCGGACCTGTCCCGTGAGACCGGCGTGTCCACCGCGACGATCAAGTTCTACATCCGCGAGAAACTGCTTCCTGCGCCGACACTCAAGACGGGCCGCAACATGGCCTACTATGATCGCTCGTTCGTCACGCGCATCCGCTTCATCAAGGAGCTTCAGCAGAAGCGTTTCCTTCCCTTGGATGTCATCAAGGCCATCCTCGACCAGAACGATTCGATCATCAGCCCGCGCGAGGTCGACACGCTGCTGGGGCTCGAGGGGACGTTCTACGAAGCGATCCATTTCACTCCCGGCCAGCTTCCGATGACGCTCGAGCAGGCAGTCGAGCGTTTCCACATCGACAAGGACGAGATCGAGTTCGCCGTGCGCCAGGGCGCCCTCGAGCCCGTCGATCGCGGTGGAACCCGGTACTTCGAAGGCGACGATCTGCTGATGCTCGAGACCATGGCCGAGCTCGAGCAGGCCGGGCTCCGGCAGGACCTCATTCCCCAGCAGGTCTCACTGCCGATTTACGTCGATGCGGTCGAGAGGCTCGCGCGCGAGGAGCTCAAGATGTTCTCGCGCGCCGTGACCGGGAAGATCGAGGAAGGGCAGGTCGCCACGATGGCGCTTGCCGGCGTCAAGCTCGTCGAGCGTTTCATCGTCCTGCTGCGGCGGAAGCTTCTGCTCCGCCTGATTCAGGAGATGCGTCAGGAAAAGGAAGAGGGGAAGAAGTCGAAGGCCGCCGGGTGA
- the pyrE gene encoding orotate phosphoribosyltransferase, with the protein MAPAVDRRTLVELLARLSYRKGIFRLASGRDSDFYVDVKQTVFRADGARAVGELLCDRLQSHAITLVGGMAVGAIPLVSAALSAASARGYPLDGFFVRKDVKDHGTAQKIDGRFRPDASIALVEDVVTTGASTLMAIDAVRAAGGKVALVITVVDRQENDGVAALEATGAIVESLATRSEIIAAAQA; encoded by the coding sequence ATGGCCCCTGCTGTGGATCGACGAACGCTGGTGGAGCTTCTCGCGAGGCTCTCCTACAGGAAAGGAATCTTCCGGCTCGCGTCCGGTCGCGACAGCGATTTCTACGTCGACGTCAAGCAGACGGTGTTTCGCGCGGACGGTGCGCGCGCCGTCGGCGAGCTGCTGTGCGACCGCCTGCAGTCGCACGCAATCACTCTCGTCGGCGGAATGGCCGTCGGCGCGATCCCGCTGGTTTCTGCGGCGCTTTCGGCAGCGTCGGCGCGCGGGTATCCGCTCGACGGATTCTTCGTGCGCAAGGACGTCAAGGACCACGGCACTGCGCAGAAGATCGACGGACGGTTCCGTCCGGATGCCAGCATCGCACTGGTCGAGGACGTGGTGACAACCGGTGCGTCGACGCTCATGGCGATCGATGCCGTACGCGCCGCCGGGGGCAAGGTCGCGCTCGTCATCACGGTCGTCGATCGTCAGGAAAACGATGGCGTCGCTGCTCTCGAAGCAACCGGCGCGATCGTCGAGAGTCTTGCCACGCGCAGCGAAATCATCGCGGCTGCGCAGGCTTGA
- a CDS encoding acyl-CoA dehydrogenase family protein, translating into MDFSYTPEQERFRGELRAWLELRKSEGAFGSREHRTLDEVVRDGRRWQATLHEGGWCGIHWPKEYGGRSAGLLEQIIFQEELARAGSPQLINLLALSMVGPVLIAHGTEEQKRRYLKPILTAEEIWCQGYSEPGAGSDLAALSTRAVRDGDAYVINGQKVWTSYAQYADFCILLARTDPEVPKHKGITMFIMDMRVPGVEVRPLRQMNGDSEFNEVYLEDVRVPRENMVGKEDQGWDMAVALLMHERATLTFQRQLQSRVALSDLVRFAKEWTDAGPPPIEDPIQRQRIAEAWIESEAMRLTALRHLTRQLRGGHPGPEGSMEKLFWSEMYQRMLMGAVAMLGPYGNLSPDDELAPRGGQWPHLMLYSRGRTIAAGTSEIQRGIIAQRVLGLPKDR; encoded by the coding sequence ATGGATTTCTCGTATACGCCCGAACAGGAACGTTTCCGCGGTGAGCTGCGCGCGTGGCTCGAGCTGCGCAAGTCCGAGGGCGCGTTCGGATCGCGCGAGCACCGCACACTCGACGAGGTCGTCCGCGACGGCCGCCGCTGGCAGGCCACGCTTCACGAGGGCGGCTGGTGCGGCATTCACTGGCCGAAGGAATATGGCGGGCGAAGTGCCGGTCTGCTCGAACAGATCATCTTCCAGGAAGAGCTCGCCCGTGCCGGCTCACCGCAGCTGATCAACCTTCTCGCGCTCAGCATGGTCGGGCCGGTGCTCATCGCGCACGGAACCGAGGAGCAGAAGCGTCGTTATCTCAAGCCGATCCTGACGGCCGAAGAGATCTGGTGTCAGGGCTACAGCGAGCCCGGAGCCGGTTCGGACCTCGCCGCGCTGTCGACCAGGGCGGTGCGCGACGGCGACGCATACGTGATCAACGGACAGAAGGTCTGGACCAGCTACGCGCAATATGCGGATTTCTGCATCCTGCTGGCGCGCACCGATCCCGAAGTGCCCAAGCACAAGGGCATCACGATGTTCATCATGGACATGCGCGTCCCGGGAGTGGAGGTGCGGCCGCTTCGCCAGATGAACGGCGACAGCGAGTTCAACGAAGTCTATCTCGAAGACGTGCGCGTGCCGCGCGAGAACATGGTCGGAAAGGAAGATCAGGGCTGGGACATGGCGGTTGCGCTGTTGATGCACGAACGCGCCACGCTGACGTTCCAGCGCCAGCTTCAGTCGCGCGTTGCGCTTTCCGATCTGGTCCGTTTTGCGAAGGAATGGACCGACGCAGGCCCGCCGCCGATCGAGGATCCGATCCAGCGCCAGCGCATCGCCGAGGCCTGGATCGAGAGCGAAGCCATGCGCCTGACCGCGCTGCGACACCTGACCCGCCAGCTTCGCGGCGGCCATCCCGGGCCGGAAGGGTCGATGGAGAAACTGTTCTGGAGCGAGATGTACCAGCGGATGCTGATGGGCGCGGTCGCGATGCTCGGGCCGTATGGAAACCTTTCGCCGGATGACGAGCTTGCGCCGCGCGGCGGCCAGTGGCCGCACCTCATGCTCTATTCGCGCGGCCGGACGATTGCGGCCGGAACGTCCGAGATACAACGCGGCATCATCGCCCAGCGCGTGCTCGGATTGCCGAAGGATCGCTGA
- a CDS encoding alpha/beta hydrolase translates to MLPTEAIVSPTSHWFFSQRLRLHYVDYGNDDKPLCVLVHGGQDHCRNWDFVATTLCRDYHVIAPDLRGHGDSAWAIGSSYGIAEYVLDLAQLLRHVGKTPVTLVGHSLGGAIVLQYAGVFPDGVSRICAIEGMGPPPAMLKDLMEKPIEERIREYITGTQALPARKAHEYATLADAEARMRDANPHLSVEMARHLTIHGVMRLENGNYVWKFDNYVRVWGPYRYDAEGVRRLWSRIQCPVLLVRGGQSWAQNPVEDGRAGAFHDSTYVEVPDAGHWVHHDRFAEFTGHLHRFLGIAA, encoded by the coding sequence GTGCTCCCGACCGAAGCCATCGTCTCACCCACGTCGCACTGGTTCTTCTCCCAGCGGCTGCGGCTGCACTACGTCGACTACGGAAACGACGACAAGCCGCTGTGCGTGCTGGTGCATGGCGGCCAGGATCACTGCCGCAACTGGGATTTCGTCGCGACGACACTGTGCCGCGACTATCATGTGATTGCGCCCGACCTTCGCGGGCACGGCGATTCGGCGTGGGCGATCGGATCCAGTTACGGGATTGCCGAATACGTCCTCGATCTCGCCCAGCTGCTGCGGCATGTCGGCAAGACTCCGGTCACGCTCGTCGGCCACTCGCTCGGCGGTGCGATCGTGCTGCAATACGCCGGCGTATTCCCCGACGGCGTTTCGAGAATCTGTGCGATCGAAGGCATGGGCCCGCCGCCCGCCATGCTCAAAGATCTCATGGAGAAGCCGATCGAGGAGCGCATCCGCGAGTACATCACCGGCACGCAGGCGCTTCCCGCGCGCAAGGCGCACGAATACGCGACTCTTGCCGATGCCGAAGCGCGCATGCGCGACGCCAATCCGCATCTTTCAGTCGAGATGGCACGCCACCTGACCATTCACGGCGTGATGCGCCTCGAAAACGGCAACTACGTCTGGAAATTCGACAACTACGTGCGGGTGTGGGGCCCTTACCGCTACGACGCGGAAGGCGTGCGAAGACTCTGGAGCCGCATCCAGTGCCCGGTGCTGCTCGTGCGCGGCGGACAGAGCTGGGCGCAGAATCCGGTCGAGGACGGCCGCGCCGGCGCGTTTCACGATTCGACGTACGTCGAGGTCCCGGATGCGGGGCACTGGGTCCATCACGATCGCTTCGCCGAGTTCACCGGTCATCTGCACCGGTTTCTCGGAATCGCTGCGTGA
- a CDS encoding ATP-binding protein — protein MGSSSTSPTAYSGAPAPVFAPPLGPHACPAGEGEVPEHYVQFFEHDEVLLTALFEFVTEGLADGEACIVVGTSAHNQRLHVRLTDAGIDLASASETGQLTMLDASELLEKMLVDGFVDRDRFRTIVGRLVESSFQRYPRVRVFGEMVALLWARGSREAAIELEERWNELLKERSFTLFCAYPFHGMSGLDAAPPFEKVCRSHSRIIPPESFSRLDSAEDRLHSIVEWQHKAQLLELEVHERQRAETALSRVNAMLEQQVEDLRQLHELSAKLTENLDIASVLEVALRGALAVQGTDMGLLSLCETTREGLTLKAHNGFDAKFLREVAWVPPGGGSCGSCLTMRRRIVVEDTETDPLFAEHRGAARRAGFRACHSTPLITRAGKIIGVLSVHFRQPHRPSDREMQLMDLFSQMAANAIENVSLHRQAQHELEERHRLLRLEQDARTVSEKASRLKDEFLATVSHELRTPLTSIIGWAHMLRDDSLDPAIAERAVETIERAATTQAQLIEDILDVSRIITGNLKVNVAPVDPLRVIEGATSALELAARSKLINLSVVIGPAGIHGDKPILGDAIRLQQVVWNLVSNAIKFTSSGGRVDVRLTRDESELEIQVIDNGEGIEPEFIPYLFDRFRQADGSSTRRHQGLGLGLAIVRHLVELHGGTVRAESEGPGHGATFTVRLPMLPVSRVREVAPVRASDEATASPGRAGQLEGMRILLVDNDADTLAMLCAILGEQRAEVRTAGSAAEAFEILRWYQPSVVISDLAMPGEDGYSFIRRLRAREQRGGRQIPAIALTGYVRVEDRRAALEAGFNVFVPKPVEPSELIATISNFARTMPVKACG, from the coding sequence ATGGGTTCTTCATCCACTTCGCCAACCGCGTACTCCGGCGCCCCGGCGCCAGTGTTCGCTCCTCCTCTCGGCCCGCACGCGTGCCCGGCAGGGGAAGGCGAGGTACCCGAGCACTACGTCCAGTTCTTCGAGCACGACGAAGTCCTCCTGACTGCGCTTTTCGAATTCGTCACGGAGGGTCTCGCAGACGGCGAGGCCTGCATCGTGGTGGGGACGTCCGCGCACAACCAGAGGCTGCACGTAAGGCTGACAGACGCCGGCATCGACCTCGCGAGTGCCAGCGAAACCGGGCAGCTCACGATGCTCGACGCATCAGAGCTTCTGGAAAAGATGCTCGTCGACGGATTCGTCGACCGCGACCGCTTTCGGACGATCGTCGGCCGTCTGGTCGAAAGCTCGTTTCAGCGCTATCCGCGGGTCCGGGTGTTCGGCGAGATGGTTGCGCTGTTATGGGCTCGCGGCAGCCGCGAAGCTGCGATCGAGCTCGAGGAGCGCTGGAACGAGCTGCTGAAGGAGCGCTCCTTCACGCTGTTTTGCGCGTATCCGTTCCACGGCATGTCCGGGCTCGACGCGGCCCCTCCGTTCGAGAAAGTCTGCCGCAGTCACTCGCGCATCATACCGCCGGAGAGCTTTTCGCGGCTCGATAGCGCCGAGGATCGCCTGCACAGCATCGTCGAGTGGCAGCACAAGGCTCAGCTGCTCGAGCTCGAGGTTCACGAGCGCCAGCGCGCGGAGACCGCCCTCTCGCGCGTCAACGCCATGCTGGAACAGCAGGTCGAGGATCTGCGCCAGCTCCACGAGCTGAGCGCGAAGCTGACCGAGAATCTCGACATCGCTTCGGTCCTCGAGGTCGCACTGCGCGGAGCGCTCGCGGTGCAGGGCACGGATATGGGCCTGCTCTCGCTCTGCGAAACCACGCGCGAAGGCCTCACGCTGAAGGCTCACAACGGGTTCGACGCGAAGTTCCTGCGTGAGGTCGCGTGGGTTCCGCCTGGCGGAGGAAGCTGCGGCTCGTGCCTCACGATGCGACGGCGCATCGTCGTCGAAGATACCGAAACCGATCCGCTGTTCGCGGAGCATCGGGGTGCTGCCCGCCGCGCGGGATTTCGTGCCTGTCACAGCACCCCCCTGATCACGCGCGCCGGCAAGATCATCGGCGTGCTGTCGGTGCATTTCCGCCAGCCGCACCGTCCGTCGGACCGCGAAATGCAGCTGATGGATCTCTTCTCGCAAATGGCGGCCAACGCGATCGAGAACGTCAGCCTTCATCGCCAGGCCCAGCACGAGCTGGAAGAACGGCATCGGCTGCTGCGGCTCGAGCAGGATGCCCGCACGGTGAGCGAGAAAGCGAGCCGCCTGAAAGATGAATTCCTTGCAACCGTGAGCCACGAGCTGCGCACACCGCTGACGTCGATCATCGGCTGGGCCCACATGCTTCGCGACGATTCCCTCGATCCGGCCATCGCGGAGCGCGCCGTAGAGACGATCGAGCGCGCCGCGACCACCCAGGCGCAGCTCATCGAGGACATCCTCGACGTTTCGCGGATCATTACCGGAAATCTCAAGGTGAACGTGGCGCCGGTCGATCCGTTGCGCGTCATCGAGGGTGCGACGTCGGCGCTGGAGCTGGCCGCGCGGTCGAAGTTGATCAATCTGTCGGTCGTGATCGGACCTGCAGGCATCCATGGTGACAAGCCGATTCTCGGTGACGCGATCCGTCTGCAGCAGGTCGTCTGGAACCTCGTGTCGAACGCAATCAAGTTCACTTCGAGCGGCGGTCGCGTGGACGTGCGGCTGACTCGAGACGAGTCGGAGCTCGAGATCCAGGTCATCGACAACGGCGAAGGGATTGAACCCGAATTCATTCCGTATCTCTTCGATCGCTTTCGCCAGGCGGACGGGAGCAGCACTCGCCGGCATCAGGGCCTCGGGCTCGGGCTCGCGATCGTGCGGCATCTGGTCGAGCTTCATGGAGGAACCGTACGCGCCGAGAGCGAGGGGCCGGGGCACGGTGCGACGTTCACCGTTCGTCTTCCGATGCTGCCGGTTTCGCGCGTCCGCGAAGTAGCTCCGGTGCGCGCGAGCGACGAGGCGACCGCCTCGCCTGGCCGCGCCGGCCAGCTCGAAGGCATGCGGATTCTCCTCGTCGACAACGACGCGGACACGCTGGCGATGCTGTGCGCGATTCTCGGAGAGCAGCGAGCCGAAGTTCGCACGGCGGGCTCCGCGGCGGAGGCGTTCGAGATCCTCCGCTGGTACCAGCCGTCGGTAGTCATTTCTGATCTCGCCATGCCGGGCGAGGACGGCTACTCGTTCATCCGCCGTCTTCGAGCACGCGAGCAACGCGGAGGGCGTCAGATACCGGCCATCGCGCTGACCGGCTATGTCCGCGTGGAGGATCGCCGCGCGGCGCTCGAGGCCGGCTTCAACGTGTTCGTGCCAAAGCCGGTCGAGCCGTCGGAGCTGATCGCGACGATCTCGAACTTCGCGCGCACGATGCCCGTCAAGGCCTGCGGGTAG